GAAAGCACGTTCGAGAGTAGTGAGCGCGCGGCCACGTTTTCTCACACCAATACACTGACGCTCAAGTATAGCCTATAGAgcaacacgcacacgcacgaaCAATGTCACCAATGGTTACGCGCAGGCAACTGTGGACGCCGGTATAAAACGGTTGCGCCAGATTCTCACAAAAGTCTATGTAAAGAGCATTGGCGCGTGTCACTTTCCAGTGCAAAGATAGAGAAGAACCAGGTAAGGTCCCGGGGCAACAAAAAACAGAGGATTTACAGTTTCATATTTTTGCACAAAAGGAAAACTTGTGGAATATATGTATGTTGGGCTACACTGATATTTGACGGCGCCTGATTGGAAACTACAATTAAGATTTTATTTGTGATCGTTTAAAATTTtgattttaattattattagtgTGCCTCAGAAACGTACCCTTTAAATTTACTTTTGGggcagtttaaatgtttaaaaacattattcgAGCACCAAAACGGATCAAAGATTTTGATTAGGGGATGACAAGCTGCATATCAAAGAGAAGAACTTATATATAAAACTTTTCTCCGAGTTTGGATTGATTGAAGATGTCATTAATGCCTCGGGCTTGTTTTCAGCTTTGTTGAGCATATGCTTTTCGGACAATCTAAATTGAATATGTCTCTAAAGTCACTAATGACAAGATATTGATTATTTtggatctttctctccctttccttttctctcagaAGATATGAACAGAGCTACTAAAACCCACATGACCTCACCCATGTTCTTCCCCGGCATGGGTATGGCCCCATTCTTCAAGGTGActttacagacacatacatgcacataaaaaggaggaaaaacaaaTTGTACCAAATAAACCACACACTAACTTGTACGTGTCATTACAGGTCACCGTGTTCGAGCAGGAGCACTTCCAGGGCAAGTGCCAGGAGTTCACCTCCGAGTGCTGCAACATCCATGACTGTGGCATGGACTACATCCGCTCCATCAGAGTGGAGAGTGGAGCGTGAGTCACACACCCTGTAtgtccgtgtgtatgtgtgtgtctatgtgccaCTAGGAGTAAGTGTTTGTCGAACCAACTCTAATGTGTGCGTGCTATAGCTTCCATCGCTAACATCCAACCACTAGGGGGTGACATGGAACTTGAAACACTGCTGTGCCCGTAGAGCTGGCCTATTTCACGTCCTGCTCACCAGCTCTCGCTttcatccctcctccacctctctctatgCGCAGCTGGGTGGGCTTCGAGCACCATGACTTCCAGGGCCAGCAGTTCAtcctggagaggggagagtaCCCCCACTGGGACGCCTACAGCGGCTCCCTGTCCTACCACGTGGAGCGCCTCATGTCCCTGCGCCCCATCTACTGCGCCGTGAGTACACCtagggatgagtgtgtgtgtgtgtgtgtgtcggtgtgagagacagaggatcGCACGTGCTCATTCTGagatatatattttaaagtttGCGCATGGTTGTCTGTGAAGTGTGTGCCATTCACAAACAAACTGTGAATGACCCTGAATTTGATTATTTTACTCACAGTCTCACTCCAGCTTCTGAATTCAGAGTATTTTGTATGTGagccctctctctgcttgtctcacAGTCCCACCAGAGCAGCCGCATGATGATCTTCGAGAGGGAGAACTTCATGGGCCGCAGCGTGGAGCTGTGCGATGACTACCCTTCCCTGCAGGCCATGGGCTGGTGCATGCCCGAAGTGGGCTCCATGCACGTGCAGTGTGGCGCGTGAGTCGACAAACTAGACCAGACGCCAAGGccacacacactcgcaaacacacacacacatatttattgACACAGAGATAAACAGACTAATATGCGCACACGTATATGTCACAAGTGACAGATAAATGAACTAACAGATGGACACACAGATACATTGACAAACAGATAAACAATACAAATCCATGCAAATACATCAACACCTCACCGTACAGATAGACTTAGAGTGTCAGTGTTATagccagtgtgagtgtgttaaaaGTATTTTCTTTCCTCTCCCGCAGCTTTGTGTGCTACCAGTACCCTGGCTATAGGGGGCAGCAGTACATCATGGAGTGTGAGAGGCACAGCGGAGACTACCAGCACTGGAAGAACTGGGGCTCTCACTGCCAGACCCCCCAGATCCAGTCCATCCGCCGTATTCACCACTAAGACCGGGACCGGACCAGATATACGGAGCCGGGCCTAACCCAGGC
The Hypomesus transpacificus isolate Combined female chromosome 22, fHypTra1, whole genome shotgun sequence genome window above contains:
- the LOC124484464 gene encoding beta-crystallin A1-like isoform X1, translating into MNRATKTHMTSPMFFPGMGMAPFFKVTVFEQEHFQGKCQEFTSECCNIHDCGMDYIRSIRVESGAWVGFEHHDFQGQQFILERGEYPHWDAYSGSLSYHVERLMSLRPIYCASHQSSRMMIFERENFMGRSVELCDDYPSLQAMGWCMPEVGSMHVQCGAFVCYQYPGYRGQQYIMECERHSGDYQHWKNWGSHCRKVCIRSKSGTLGH
- the LOC124484464 gene encoding beta-crystallin A1-like isoform X2; amino-acid sequence: MNRATKTHMTSPMFFPGMGMAPFFKVTVFEQEHFQGKCQEFTSECCNIHDCGMDYIRSIRVESGAWVGFEHHDFQGQQFILERGEYPHWDAYSGSLSYHVERLMSLRPIYCASHQSSRMMIFERENFMGRSVELCDDYPSLQAMGWCMPEVGSMHVQCGAFVCYQYPGYRGQQYIMECERHSGDYQHWKNWGSHCQTPQIQSIRRIHH